From Sporohalobacter salinus, one genomic window encodes:
- a CDS encoding LysM peptidoglycan-binding domain-containing protein has translation MDGISLSREIRSRERLLKKDYNRLDQEVTDSNPEQIVRQLRQIQNQQLDLLNDLISGLEEPIPPSPSIKLAQHIVQQGETLFLVARKYNTTVANILRVNPDIKDPDEIQTGMVINLPVLLPQKPACYFEYTVNAGDTLFKLAQRFNTTVNELVYYNSIKDPDLIYPGRILIIPCSDNEGKSREEYEGDIGGVKENSIKGELCFDTLAKDNKNSFDRIIKESLFTANTRFRLERILDNLGIRISDRVDFEEDIVIGAVEYNIEELKLEDRVIKIVVDSKSKGYHLITVSKKKFSFEGSYKINFVTFEDKRLYQDRINISF, from the coding sequence ATGGATGGAATTTCATTATCGCGTGAAATTCGCAGCCGCGAAAGATTATTAAAAAAAGATTATAATAGATTAGATCAGGAAGTAACAGACTCAAATCCAGAGCAGATAGTTCGACAGCTTCGTCAAATTCAGAATCAGCAATTGGATTTGTTGAATGACTTGATTTCTGGACTAGAAGAGCCTATTCCTCCATCCCCATCAATTAAATTAGCTCAGCATATAGTTCAGCAGGGGGAGACACTATTCTTAGTGGCTCGTAAATATAATACTACTGTAGCTAATATATTGCGGGTGAATCCTGACATTAAAGATCCAGATGAGATTCAAACTGGAATGGTGATTAATCTTCCGGTTTTATTACCGCAGAAACCAGCATGTTATTTTGAGTATACAGTAAATGCAGGAGATACGTTATTTAAATTAGCTCAGCGGTTTAATACAACAGTAAATGAATTAGTTTATTATAATAGTATCAAAGATCCTGATTTAATATATCCTGGACGAATATTAATTATTCCTTGTTCTGATAATGAAGGAAAAAGTAGAGAAGAATATGAAGGAGATATAGGAGGAGTTAAGGAAAATAGTATTAAAGGAGAATTATGTTTTGATACTTTAGCTAAAGATAATAAAAATAGTTTTGATAGAATTATAAAAGAGAGCTTATTTACTGCTAATACTAGATTTAGGTTGGAAAGAATTTTGGATAATTTAGGTATCCGTATTTCTGATAGAGTTGATTTTGAGGAGGATATAGTTATTGGAGCAGTAGAGTATAACATTGAAGAGTTAAAGCTAGAAGATAGAGTTATTAAGATAGTGGTTGATAGTAAATCCAAAGGATATCATTTAATCACAGTGTCTAAAAAGAAATTTTCATTTGAGGGATCCTATAAAATAAATTTTGTAACTTTTGAAGATAAAAGATTATA